The sequence below is a genomic window from Cicer arietinum cultivar CDC Frontier isolate Library 1 chromosome 6, Cicar.CDCFrontier_v2.0, whole genome shotgun sequence.
AGTGATTTGGCATGGAGAATCCCTTAAATCATTGGATCCAAAAGAATTAGTACACACCTAAAAAGTGACGCTTGCTTCCCATGTGAAACCCCCTCATTCCCTAAAACAGAGAAGAAAAAATGTGCTTATTTCAAAACCACAATAGTAATGTAATTGTGACGTATACAGTGACATTTTGGTGTATCTCAAATATGTCTGGGCACGAGGCTATGACTCTATGACCATGACAAACTTGCACAATTCAGATAGAACCCTGTTGGTTAATGTATTCCAATTAAACTAAGATATATTCAGATAAAAcatgattttatacatatttttctttctacttGAATATCCGGAagattttaattcaaatatattaatttttttaattagttttatttatatttttagaatagAGGTAGTACTGTACATGTTTGTTCATTTATGAGGTTTATTTtaaccatttttttaatttatagtgCAATTTgcttaatttttaatgtttgactcTAACTATTTTTAAACAGAAAAATAAGTCAATACATGTTTAGAACAAACACTATATGcttttttgaagaagaaaacaaacaCTATGTGATACAGCTCAATTTCATTAAGAATCTAAGATAGCCCATGCTATGCTCCACAATTTATTTAATGAGAGTTTCAGTTATTCTAATAGTTGAAATAGTTGGAAATTCATCACcatattttttctctatttatttttctttcgcATCACTAAAAAAtcatatagttattttaatttttttctctcttaaagTATTCATGTAATGTCCAAAAAATAATTCTCCTAATCGAATATACTAGTACTACTATTAAGACATAGTCAATTTTGGATAGGAGAGTGATGGGAGTGGACCCCAAGCCTTCGCACATGGTTTTCTTTTCCATGTGATTGTCATTGTCATCTTCTCTTATATTGCAAGAAAATGGttaaatatttaacattatattaatatttattaaataaaaatatctctTTGTTTcacaaataaatgttattttataataattagaaaaaagatataatttattttatcaaattatttatcttaactGTTGGTagattttttactattattaatgtaaaatataataatattttaaaagatatgtaaattgtaatcattaaaagataatataaaaaaattatattaaaaattgttaataatatttattttaaaataattatttttattgttaaaatgaCATTGATTGTGagacaaagaaaataatatttttttatgtaaatattcatttattatttttattcatatctCTTTAATTAATGatcaaataaatgaattgaagtgtaacaaattcaattaaattgAGTCAATCAATAATCGAatttaaatcttaaattttgattatgttttttttttatttaatttacgtCCAAactttaaattatcaaaatttctTTCTGTTTGGAGGCAGAggattaactttaaaaaattatttaatggaTCACGTgcatttatcattttataatatgCGTTAGTTATATTTTGGCTAAACAGAATTTTTGTCTCACAATTTTAGCCTCATAGTTTTCAAAATTGTACGACTTTTTTCTTAGCTATGCATTAGAGACTTAATTTTGATAACCTAACACGTTTAATGCTTACGGGACAATTGAGTTGATTACACGACACTGTCTTAGCGAATTTTCACTTAACATCTcatctttgttattttaaaaaaaaacatctcatCCTCGGGTCGTACAAATTGCATAAAAATTGCACTATGGGTTGGAATATTTTTAGTAACatcgaaaataataaaattattttgtgtttttaaaatataagatcCGCAAACAACGATTATAATGatatttatacttttaaaaaataaatattatatatatatataatgctacaaatttaaatatatgtcaattttattatttaaatttttttatccatatcaaaacttatattacaaatgtaatcaaatttttataagaCTCTTTTAGATGAATTTTCACTCAACAATAGATTTTAATACCACTTACTCAATTGTTATATAAGTTTTTCATTGACTATTTCctcaaaatttatctacaacatAAATACGTGGAGAAAAtatcaaacattttaaaatttaatggaCTATAAAGTCATAATCCAACTCCACATGATAGAAACTCTACCCGAACATTTAATCGTTTCACACTTGAACATTTTTGAGATCTATTCACTTTATTGagtattgacaaaaaaaaatatataatttctcGTATATGCTACTCTACGAGTAAAAAAGAGATACATGACGGACATCTCAATGCAATATCTTTTAAGAATAATAACGTTATGTTATCCCATGCTCTAATACTACTGTACATATGGATGGTAATATGTTAGGTCATCTATCAGAGTCTATGATCTGACCTAATTATTGTTTGGTCTGATATAACCTAGTTTaacttgtttaataaaaaaagttaaatttatatattttttttaagtctattaatttaaatagatcagtctcagatttataaaaaaaaaaaaactatgagaCTGAcctacattaaaataaaaattaaattaaattacatattaaaaaaaataattgaccacatttactttataatattaataaaaaaatttattccatTGCAATtctttttcataattaataaattaaaaattgaaaaaaaaaattaaaaaaattatattaagtaATATATAAACAACAATAGTTGCtgtttatatttgattaaaaagtATAAAACTAATTCTGTTTATATTTGAATGAAGAGAAATAAAGCCGTAGGAGTAGTAAGTATGGTGTTAGGAGGTGAAGCTGTCACGTGTGTTACACACGtgctaaaatatataaaaatgatacACGAATAAAATGGCATTGTCTTGTCACAAGTCACAACACCGACAAACTCATAGGTTATcgtgaattaattaaaaaaggaTTACGCACGTGCTCTTTTAACCGGACCATCCCGTCACTTTACCGGTTTACCTGTAAATCAACCACCTTCCATGCTtcctcttttcttttcttcataaataaaatttaacggTCAAGATCTCACAAAACTTGTGTGAAACAGACACTCTCTTCCTTTTCCTTTGGTTTTTTGTTTCTCTCTTCTGTTCACGTTTTTGTGAACAAGGAACCTTTTCCATTgaattcttctttttctttctcttcttctcTCAAATGGAGAGAGATTTCATGGGTTTGAACTCAAAAGAACCACTCTCTTTTGTCAAAGAGGAAATCAATGATGTTGGATGCAAAAACTCGagttagttttgaatttttgtttctgttgtttttcttctttctatttttatagcTGTGTTCAGTTTTATCTTTCTAGGTTCCATGCAAGTTCATATTTTTACCATTTTAAtggtttatttttgtttctgaatttttttttgtttttgcttttTTATATGTAAGTTTTTCTTTTGATGATATTGCATTGGTTTTGTTACCGCTTATTTATTAGGGATTCAGGTGTGTTGAATTTTATTGGTggaactaaataaattttgatatagaTGTGTTTAATTAAATTAGCATGTATGTGTGTGTTAAGTTTGCAATCCGAGGGAGAACTTGTTGCCAATTTTGTTGATTTGGGGTTTCTCCTTCATACTTACAATcagattaaaatattaaaattaataaataaattagtgacTTACAAAATTACTTTACCTTAATGAAATGTCTCATCAAACACACTCTTTAACTTGTTCTGGCTTGTGTTGTTGGCCACTTTGTGGTTATGTGTAGGCTTCATGAAGGGTTCAGCTGCTCAATGGCCCTTCTACAACAAAGTCTCTAATCCGACACATTTGATGTCTTTCAAGGTTTCTCAAGATGATAATAAGACTAAGATCTTATCTGATCCTATAACATCTGCTGCTGGTTTTATGTCTGTTCTAAGTCCTACTGCATTTGACTCTAGTCATAAACGCTCTGCTGCTGAACATCAGGTTTGATGCTACCTTTTCAGTGCTGTTTAGGATTTAAATTTAAGTTAAGTATTATTTGCTAATGAACATTTAACAATTTGGATATTTCCTGTGTGTTCTAATCTGATTggtattctaattttaaatctGTTTGGATAAACGGCTTTACTAAGTGGTTATAGAATCAACGCTTATCATATAAGTACTTATGTATGAATTATTtctatactaaaatataaaataaaatcaaactgtTTTCATAATCTATCTTGAAAAGTTTGTGtaaataagctgaaaacagGTTATGAACAACATGTcataagttatttctataagTTCTCCAGACTCATAAGTACTTAAGTGAGTAGGTAAtctcaaataagtcaatccaaacaaCGAGGACAACCATTTTtcctttaaaataaattataaaaaccTGCTTCTGGCTATAGTTTTATTACCCAGCCTGTGGTACATGAACCTAGCACGTCGTTGTACTGCAAAACTCTTCACTTAATCCACAAGATCTTACATTCAATACATTTCAGCTGATGTTTTTTTCCCCTTCCTTCTATTGATtgttttttattactatttagaAATGTTTAAATCATGATGGGCAAGGTGGCTTTCATTTTTCACTTACTCCATATCCTATACAACATGATGTGAAGATGTTTTCAGTTTCGAATAATCATTTCGTAACCACTGGTCAGAATATGAATGGTTATAATGTGACGCTGCCACTACTCGGGGGAATACCTGTTACATTGCCTCAATCATCTCTTCCCACTGTTGGTGCTGTTGCTGGAATAACTGAATCATGGTGATTTACTAACTCTAATTTTATGATTGACTTGTAGGCGTGCAATGCGCAAACttgtttgtattttaattatctaataattggttttattttgaaatagcaATGTGAAACCGACTGGGCCTTCTTCCCGACTTACCATCTTCTATGCGGGTACTGTCAATGTCTTCGATGATATCTCTGCCGAGAAGGTATCTCTCTTTGTTTATCACATTTCCTTTGCCCCTATCCATAAGTGCAAGGTAAAAAGCGgaatattcatattttactCTTTCTTCAGGCACAAGCTATCATGTTGTTGGCTGGAAATGGCTTATCAATGGCTTCTAACATAGCACAGACAAAAGTTGCGGCACCTGGCTCGAAGTTGGCAGCTGGTGATGGTGTGCCTGTGAGTCAACATGCAAATACACCACCCTCCTCTGGTCATCCGAGTCCTATATCTATTTCATCGCATGCAGGTACACAATCAGGCTGCGGCTCAACTAGTAACGATGAATTTCTCGCAGTTAAAACAACTGGTGTTCTCGCCACTCTTGTTAGCAATCTGGAACTCCCAAAAGTAGTCAATGCTGCCACAATGTTGGCGTCTGGTATGATGGCGATAACATTTATTGCCCTAGAAGTTGgattttttgtttattgataTCTTGTTTGGGAATATTTTTCTACAATTTacatattgaagagaaaaaaattcaTCTGCAGACTAgagttattaatgtatttaatcaTTACAAATGTTTCTATTTAATAATTTCAGAAGCTATCTTTTATGCAGCTGTACCTCAGGCTCGAAAAGCATCCTTGGCTCGATTTTTAGAAAAGCGCAAGGAAAGgttagttttgatgttttttcTCGACAGAAGGAAAACATAGTTATCATTCCTTGACTGTTAAAACGGGTTGAGCGGAATGGACTTCCCTATTGGGACTAACAGTGTTTTCCTCTGCCTTGAATTTAAGCTATTCAGTCTTGTGTAACTTCACCTTGCACACTAATTTTATATATCTAGTGTCCACAcataatcaattttcttttctcACTTGTCAACACGGTGTGCCACAAGTGGTAGATGTTCGAGTTCCTTAACTATTTGGTCGAGGGTTCAAAACTTTGGCCGGTATTATGGAAAAACATATTTTGGGAGGTGCTTTAGTCTCCGTAGTTGCGCGTGAGGGATACATTggtttacaaataaaaaaaatctagccTCTAAATTGGATggattcaaaattcaaattcaaactaaTTGTCCTATAAGGGTCAGTTATTACAGTAATCTTGCAACTAGTATCATCAAGCTTGGATGAAATTACTTATGAGGCCACTCTTTATGCTTGCAGGGTGATGAATGCAGCACCgtataacttcaacaaaaaATCTGAAGAGTGTGCTGCCGCATAATACATCGGTGGTAACTTTTTTGCAGGTACTGCAACTAATACTCTCAGCCAAGCAAGGATATCGTAGTAGTCCCTACCTACGTTTAGGAAACtatgtaaaagaaaaatgttgttAGGAAATtatgtaaaagaaaaatgttgttgtaagtTGAAACCTAAAAATGTAAGCATATGTACTTGTGTTGACATTCTCAAGTACCAGACCCGATTAGTACACATATTCATAATTTTTGTGTTGTAGGGCTTTTGTGTTACATGGAAGTTGGACTACACATAGTGTTGGACcactcttttctttttctatttctaatttGCCATTTGAAAACAACATTGCGGCACCTTTATTTAGGTAAGATGATATATTGGTTGTGAAAGTATTTGGTGCTATTACGTCAACACTATAAAAGATAAAGAATAATGCGAGTTATTAAGGCAACAACGACGACTGCGAATTGTCAAAATGACATAATTTTTACATAATGTTCAACCTCATATTTCAACATCTTTTATCCTTACTTCGAAGTCAAtcttaatttaacaaatatttgttcttAATTTTAAGTGGAGCTATATATAGCTTGAATTTAAGTTATTTATATAATGAACACTTAAACTTATTTATTCATAAGCTAAGTTAAATTAATtgtgaaaaaatttcaagatATAATTACTGTTTATGAAATCTTTAACATATacctataaattattacataaaATCTGAAACTAGCTTTTGAGTTGGATAGATAATGAGACAAATTTTGCAAGTTGCCAATTAGAGAAAGAACTAAATATGACAGGTTTAAGGAAGTAGGTGCCAGCCAACTCAGTTACAAAATCTTAATTAACTCTTTGACGTTTGTTTGACCACGACAACAACATTAACCTGCCACGTCAGATCGCGACATTTCCTATAcatattctctctctctctctccaaaGGGTCTCAAAAGGAGCAACCTTTGTGTTGCTTTTTGCTCACACTCTCGCACTCTCTGGAAAATTTTCACCCCCTTCTTTCTCTCCTTCTTCTGGGTTTCTTTCAAATTCACTCAGAGTGGATGCAGTGCTCTTTCTAATTCTATGTTACTGCAGCTGATACAGTGGTTTTTCAATTCATGGCtctgatgctgattatgcttcTTCTTTTGATTTTCATGCTACCATTCTCTATTTCTGCTGCTGAAGGTaagtttcttcctttctttattgttttgtgatttcaatttcaaCCATCTCCATCTCTATTCCTTCATGGAGGGTTTGATTTTCTGTGAGAAAATGTTTTACTTATTGGTGGAAAAAGAgtgcaaaaaaagaaaaagatagtGGAATTATTTTGAAGCCAAATAATTATAAGGAGAATTTTGAGAAAGCCAAAAgtgaacaaaattgaaaaattattgtCAATTGGGTCTGTTAAGGTTATGATATTAGTGACTtactatatatttatgtaaaacTGTAACCATATTGTGAAGTTGAACACTACTGCTATTTTTTGTAGCAGGCTAATTAATGCTTTCACAAGACAGGTGCATAAGttacaaatgataaaattatagaCCTAGATTGTCATcatatatttgaattattattctCCATTCTCCTTTTCATAAActctatttttctcaaaattccTCATATTTAATATGCTGGATACATGGTAATCCTACAGACTAACTGGTGGTGAcataattgttattaattataataggaAACACTGTCCTCAATGTGGTTCTGTGATAGATTTATAGATAATTTTAGGGTCCAAAATGGGTTGTGCAAATGGCAggataaaaaaatgataaaatttatttctccttTCAAATCTCTTGTGGATGGTTGCTGAAGTTTCATTCTTCCTTTTATCTCTCATTTACAGTCTCATGATCGTTAGTATTTCGATTCTGTCTTGTTAAAACGATcgtcttttcttttctttctacaGATGCATTCATTGGTGTCAACATTGGTACAGATTTATCTGATATGCCAACTCCAACAGAAACTGTGGCCCTTCTTAAAGCTCAAAGTATCCAACATGTCAGACTCTTCGATGCTGACCGAGCTTTGCTTCTAGCACTCGCCAACACGGGAATTCGTGTTACTATTTCTGTTCCAAATGACCAAATACTTGGCATCGGTCAGTCCAACGCCACTGCTGCAAACTGGGTTTCTCGAAACGTTATAGCTCACGTCCCTGCTACTAACATCACCTCTATAGCTGTTGGATCCGAGGTCCTAACCACCCTCTCAAATGCAGCACCCATTCTAGTCTCTGCCATGAAATTCATTCACTCCGCTCTTGTGGCTGCAAATCTAGACGGACAAATTAAAGTTTCTACTCCTCACTCTTCTTCTATCATCCTCGATTCTTTCCCACCTTCCCAAGCGTTTTTCAATCGTACTTGGAATCCTGTCATGGTTCCTTTGCTTAATTTTTTGCAATCGACAGGTTCATATCTTATGTTCAATGTATATCCATACTATGATTACCAGCAATCCAACGGTGTAATTCCACTCGATTATGCTTTATTCCGCCCCCTTCCTCCAAACAAGGAAGCTGTTGATTCCAACACTCTCCTGCATTATACTAATGTTTTCGATGCAGTTGTTGATGCTGCTTATTTCGCAATGTCCGATTTGAACTTCACCAATATCCCTATCGTTGTGACCGAGTCAGGATGGCCCTCTAAAGGTGACTCGTCGGAGTCTGATGCGACCATTGACAATGCTAACACTTACAATAGTAACTTGATCAGACATGTACTTAACAATACAGGAACTCCTAAACACCCTGGAATTGCTGTTAGTACATTTATTTACGAGCTTTATAATGAAGATTTAAGATCAGGTGAAGTCTCGGAAAAGAACTGGGGGCTATTTTATGCTGATGGAGAACCGGTGTATACCTTACACTTGGCCGGCGCTGGCGTTATTTTTGCGAATGATACAACAAATCAAACATTTTGTGTCACAAAGAGTAATGCTGATACTAAGATGCTACAGGCAGCACTTGATTGGGCTTGTGGACCAGGGAAGGTTGATTGTTCACCATTGTTGCAGGGTCAACCATGTTATGAACCAGATAATGTAGTCGCGCATGCTGCCTACGCTTTTAATGCATATTACCAGAAGATGGCTAAATCTCCTGGAACTTGTGATTTCAAAGGCGTTGCCGTTATCACTACCACAGACCCAAGTATGGCTTCCACACTCATAAATCttaatctatatataaaatatggtGGTCTGGAGCAACTTTGTGATTTTGCTTTTCCCAACAGTAATATTTGACTTTAATAATACctatttcatttatttcatttttctttaactCCAAGATTTTGGTCTCTAATTTTCTGTTTGATTCTCATTAACAAATAGCTGAGCAATTGTGAACATTTTCTATCAACTTAAATTTGTTACACTTCGAAGAATGTCTTGCATTAtcaaatttctataaaaaattgcTTAGCATTTTTTATATAACTGATATTTGCTACTACCATAATTTTTACAGGTCATGGTTCTTGCGTATTTCCTGGAAGGTATGATATCTAAAGCTTTTGTTGTTGTGCTAGTTGACATTTCTTTTTTGATTATGTATGAGCTTTAGTCTTCTTGTTCTCATTTTCTTGACATCATAGCAATGTCTGTTCTGTCTAATCATTTCTCTTTTTCTGTTTGTGTATATTTCTGGTAAACTATAGTCATGGTAAAAATAGAACAAGAATAAACGGCACGTCGCTTGCGCCATCAAATTCAACAAGTTCAGGCTGCTTGTCACAACACAACTACAATGGTGGATATTTCACAAACTCTATGATTCTAATTGTTTTACTGTTGAGTGCAGTTGTCATGTAAAATTAGGCACATCTCATTTTCTTAATATGACTATATAATTTAAGGAGATATGATGACCCTCAAACTTCCTTTAGGAAATTGCATTGCAGCATACCTAATCTTTGTTCCTCTGTAGAGAATTTATAGGGTGGCAAGGTTGATTAAAATGTATATTGGCAATTGTAACTTGAGTTGTCCATTGATTTTTTGTATAAACAAACCAAAGTAATTATTTGACATCGTTGATGTAACCTTATTGAGACCTTTTTTGTGTAATTATACATGTTTTGAATTCTATGAATTGTAGTTGTTTCGTCTCTAACTGACTCTAGCATGATAACCTTGATATGGTCCACAAAGTGTGACTGCTGCATTCGATTAGCAGCTCAAAAAAAACTAGTGAAAAAACACTAAAAACATATGACATAAAAGGACCTTCTCAAACAATAATACTTTCACCAAATAAGTTTATAGGCTATAAGTCAGTAGTTTGGACTTATCCAATAGACACTTAAATTCATGAATGCAAATACTATGatgaacaattatttttttagctaTAAACATCATACAAATTATTAAAACTAGTTTACATTATAGAACATCAGTGTATGTATATCCATgagaattatcatcacaaactcTGCAGAGCAATGAAGAGTCTGAAGAAGTGCACCACCAATCTATGTGCTGCTTACAATATGGTTTGTTACAGAAATTGCACTTAGGAATCTGTAACCAACAATCAAGGCACAAGGTATCTCCACAAGCACCCTCTTCCACTTCTTCGGATTCAATAATACAACGACCGCAGTTTTCACATCTTGGAATACAAAATATGCACCCCCTGCAGTCCCCTTTTGGACAGTCATATACCATCCTCACCTCAAAGCACTTAGGACATACCTCCAAATCAATAATCGTCCGGTTTTCTCGGCGCTTGAACGCTGAAACACTGCCGCGTTCATGATAGTATGTAggttgctgctgctgctgctgtgATTGACGATCCGCTAATGGAAGGTTCTCTCTGAGGTTTGAGGCAAGCATGAGAAGATGCTCCTGTTGTAGGTTGTAGATGCCGTTTATACTCAAGGTGGTTAAGCAATTACTTCTTTGGCACAGTGTTTTCACAACTCTTAGAACTCCTTCAGGAGTTATGTTAGTGCATGCTGGTATATGAAGCTACACATCCAATTCAACCAGAGATTAGACAGAGCCTCTAAATCCTACTATGATTCAATATGTTCTAAGTACCTAAAAACActcaattttgtattttaaacatgaataattattttacctCATGAATGAAAGGGTTTTGTTCCACAACCGTTTGTAATCCCTGGTCAGTAATGTGCATGCAGTTGATTAGAGCGAGTGTTTGAATCCTGCCATTTCCCTTGGAAGTGATTTGAAATAGAGTCTCATCAGTGAGTCTTGAATTGAGAGGCCTTTCAACAATAACATGAAGCCACAGTAATACATCATTGTTGACAGCATCCCTTAGGGATGTGCAAACACGAGACATAGTTAAAACCTCGTACAGTGAAAGGTAAGGTAAGACAAGAAACATGGCATCGTGAGGATAAGAAGAAGAATCTTGTTCTGCTTTTGCTTCTGTGATTATGTTCATCATAATTTCATGGAGAGTTGATTTTTGTAAAGGTGTTCAAAAATCAACACTCTAATTTATTGAAGCTTTTGCCTCCGTACACGTGGCAGGTTCTTTTACCACCAATATTCTTTTGGAGATATATGTGCTGTGATGATATGAGTTAACGAGAGACACACTGTGTGACACGTCAATATAGTCATTTCCATTTGGTGCAATCACAAATTTACTTGTTGGATCAAAATTGAGTAaacagatttttatttttattttttaaatttaaaatttaaaatttaaaatattgaattgaaatttGAACAATTTAATAGTCATCGATCTGCTGAATGCGTGAGATTTGTCGAGAAAAGAAATCTAAATCCTCAATATAGAAAGTTGTGAAGAGTGTTAGATTTAGTCTCGATACAATAATTATTGATAATCTATCTTTCATGTAACTCATATATAAGAATTGTTAATTTTTCGTAAGTCATTGGAAAATCCTTTAGTAGAATTGTTTACTTTAGTTAGTCCATGTAAACCATTGAGTATTGTGACTTTTAACAAATGGACaagtcaaaattgattttgattgtaTGTAACAATCTTTGCATTGCAAGTGAAGAACAACGTTATTTAGAGTTTGAGCTCCACCAATGATAAGCAACAAAACAAGAAGAAATACAATAGTTAGAAGTGAAGACAGAGGAAAGGGGATGATGGATTTTGTTGAAGGCATCTTTAACttgttaattttctttattatattgATTTCACCATGcttcataaaaaacaattaaaaacttTGTCAACAGTGACTTGGTATAACAAATGACACTCATTGAATTCAATGGTCTAATGGTTGAACAGTAGTCTTGAAGAGAAGGATATAAACTTTGTCAATGGAAAAATACAAGAAACCTCCAACTGAATGAGTTACATAGGAACCAAAGCTAGTTCCAACAATGCAGTGCCATGCTGGACCATAGGAAGTGTCAAATTCCTGTAAtatcaacatatatatatttctgTCATGTCATCACTCATTCATCATCAACAAAGTTAATTTCCCAGTGacaaccaaaaagaaaaatatcctAAAGTGAGAAAGAATAACAGGTTTGCCACATcttgataaagaaaaagaaaaagaaggagtAACTAACCTTCTTAAGTGTGAGAGCAAGAcgtttactatcaagcttgttTGATGGCATAGAATTCAAGAGATGACGTGCACAATGAAATGCACGGTTCTGCAAATTTAGAGGCATGTCACAAGCTCTGACCTTTATGTTGTGGAAGTG
It includes:
- the LOC101498633 gene encoding protein TIFY 6B-like isoform X1, with the translated sequence MERDFMGLNSKEPLSFVKEEINDVGCKNSSFMKGSAAQWPFYNKVSNPTHLMSFKVSQDDNKTKILSDPITSAAGFMSVLSPTAFDSSHKRSAAEHQMFSVSNNHFVTTGQNMNGYNVTLPLLGGIPVTLPQSSLPTVGAVAGITESCNVKPTGPSSRLTIFYAGTVNVFDDISAEKAQAIMLLAGNGLSMASNIAQTKVAAPGSKLAAGDGVPVSQHANTPPSSGHPSPISISSHAGTQSGCGSTSNDEFLAVKTTGVLATLVSNLELPKVVNAATMLASAVPQARKASLARFLEKRKERVMNAAPYNFNKKSEECAAA
- the LOC101498633 gene encoding protein TIFY 6B-like isoform X4 — translated: MERDFMGLNSKEPLSFVKEEINDVGCKNSSFMKGSAAQWPFYNKVSNPTHLMSFKVSQDDNKTKILSDPITSAAGFMSVLSPTAFDSSHKRSAAEHQKCLNHDGQGGFHFSLTPYPIQHDVKMFSVSNNHFVTTGQNMNGYNVTLPLLGGIPVTLPQSSLPTVGAVAGITESCNVKPTGPSSRLTIFYAGTVNVFDDISAEKAQAIMLLAGNGLSMASNIAQTKVAAPGSKLAAGDGVPVSQHANTPPSSGHPSPISISSHAGTQSGCGSTSNDEFLAVKTTGVLATLVSNLELPKVVNAATMLASAVPQARKASLARFLEKRKERVMNAAPYNFNKKSEECAAA
- the LOC101498633 gene encoding protein TIFY 6B-like isoform X3, encoding MERDFMGLNSKEPLSFVKEEINDVGCKNSSFMKGSAAQWPFYNKVSNPTHLMSFKVSQDDNKTKILSDPITSAAGFMSVLSPTAFDSSHKRSAAEHQKCLNHDGQGGFHFSLTPYPIQHDVKMFSVSNNHFVTTGQNMNGYNVTLPLLGGIPVTLPQSSLPTVGAVAGITESCNVKPTGPSSRLTIFYAGTVNVFDDISAEKAQAIMLLAGNGLSMASNIAQTKVAAPGSKLAAGDGVPVSQHANTPPSSGHPSPISISSHAAVPQARKASLARFLEKRKERVMNAAPYNFNKKSEECAAA
- the LOC101499399 gene encoding F-box protein SKIP28, encoding MMNIITEAKAEQDSSSYPHDAMFLVLPYLSLYEVLTMSRVCTSLRDAVNNDVLLWLHVIVERPLNSRLTDETLFQITSKGNGRIQTLALINCMHITDQGLQTVVEQNPFIHELHIPACTNITPEGVLRVVKTLCQRSNCLTTLSINGIYNLQQEHLLMLASNLRENLPLADRQSQQQQQQPTYYHERGSVSAFKRRENRTIIDLEVCPKCFEVRMVYDCPKGDCRGCIFCIPRCENCGRCIIESEEVEEGACGDTLCLDCWLQIPKCNFCNKPYCKQHIDWWCTSSDSSLLCRVCDDNSHGYTYTDVL
- the LOC101498633 gene encoding protein TIFY 6B-like isoform X2, whose product is MERDFMGLNSKEPLSFVKEEINDVGCKNSSFMKGSAAQWPFYNKVSNPTHLMSFKVSQDDNKTKILSDPITSAAGFMSVLSPTAFDSSHKRSAAEHQNMNGYNVTLPLLGGIPVTLPQSSLPTVGAVAGITESCNVKPTGPSSRLTIFYAGTVNVFDDISAEKAQAIMLLAGNGLSMASNIAQTKVAAPGSKLAAGDGVPVSQHANTPPSSGHPSPISISSHAGTQSGCGSTSNDEFLAVKTTGVLATLVSNLELPKVVNAATMLASAVPQARKASLARFLEKRKERVMNAAPYNFNKKSEECAAA
- the LOC101500013 gene encoding uncharacterized protein: MEGAEKELERRSKFLKSLIKNKKTIEQQEQHFHNIKVRACDMPLNLQNRAFHCARHLLNSMPSNKLDSKRLALTLKKEFDTSYGPAWHCIVGTSFGSYVTHSVGGFLYFSIDKVYILLFKTTVQPLDH
- the LOC101499703 gene encoding glucan endo-1,3-beta-glucosidase 3, with the translated sequence MALMLIMLLLLIFMLPFSISAAEDAFIGVNIGTDLSDMPTPTETVALLKAQSIQHVRLFDADRALLLALANTGIRVTISVPNDQILGIGQSNATAANWVSRNVIAHVPATNITSIAVGSEVLTTLSNAAPILVSAMKFIHSALVAANLDGQIKVSTPHSSSIILDSFPPSQAFFNRTWNPVMVPLLNFLQSTGSYLMFNVYPYYDYQQSNGVIPLDYALFRPLPPNKEAVDSNTLLHYTNVFDAVVDAAYFAMSDLNFTNIPIVVTESGWPSKGDSSESDATIDNANTYNSNLIRHVLNNTGTPKHPGIAVSTFIYELYNEDLRSGEVSEKNWGLFYADGEPVYTLHLAGAGVIFANDTTNQTFCVTKSNADTKMLQAALDWACGPGKVDCSPLLQGQPCYEPDNVVAHAAYAFNAYYQKMAKSPGTCDFKGVAVITTTDPSHGSCVFPGSHGKNRTRINGTSLAPSNSTSSGCLSQHNYNGGYFTNSMILIVLLLSAVVM